The following coding sequences are from one Primulina eburnea isolate SZY01 chromosome 15, ASM2296580v1, whole genome shotgun sequence window:
- the LOC140813520 gene encoding azadirone synthase LFS-like, which produces MAEAVELPIIDLACSDCNASARSIREACTEYGFFYLINHGVEESLLQKVLEGNNMFFSLCLEEKMKLARKNHRGYTPLYAEKLDSSASSRGDSKESFYIGPLEDTPSHGNLNQWPSNEVLPGWRSIIEDYYEQVMNAGKRLLKLFAMALNLDKNFFYDVGAFNPPNGFLRLLRYPGELGSSDEEIYGASAHSDYGMITLLAADGIRGLQVCKEKFKEPRVWENVHHVPGTFIVNIGDMMERWTNCLFRSTLHRVMPTGQERYSVAFFFDPNPDCVVECIKSCCNESAPPRFPPIRAGDYLEERFKVTYGS; this is translated from the exons ATGGCGGAGGCTGTCGAGCTCCCGATAATTGATCTCGCTTGTTCCGACTGCAACGCCTCAGCTCGTTCCATTCGAGAG GCATGCACGGAATACGGTTTCTTTTACCTTATAAATCATGGTGTCGAGGAATCCTTGTTGCAGAAAGTGCTCGAAGGAAACAATATGTTTTTTTCCCTTTGCCTTGAAGAGAAGATGAAACTGGCTCGCAAGAACCATAGAGGTTACACGCCACTCTACGCTGAAAAGCTGGACTCTTCTGCCAGTTCAAGAG GTGACTCAAAAGAAAGTTTCTACATTGGTCCTCTTGAAGATACACCATCTCATGGGAACCTGAACCAGTGGCCATCAAATG AGGTTTTGCCAGGCTGGAGGTCTATCATTGAAGACTATTATGAACAGGTCAT GAATGCTGGGAAAAGGCTTCTCAAATTATTTGCTATGGCACTGAACTTAGACAAAAACTTCTTCTATGATGTGGGGGCATTTAATCCACCAAATGGTTTTCTTCGCTTGTTACGTTATCCAG GCGAGTTAGGATCATCCGATGAAGAAATATATGGTGCTTCTGCTCATTCAGATTATGGCATGATAACTCTTTTGGCAGCAGATGGCATACGTGGACTCCAGG TTTGCAAAGAAAAATTCAAGGAGCCTCGAGTGTGGGAAAATGTGCATCATGTCCCCGG GACTTTCATTGTTAACATCGGTGACATGATGGAGAGGTGGACAAATTGTCTGTTTCG GTCGACCTTGCATCGAGTAATGCCAACTGGTCAAGAACGATATTCG GTGGCTTTCTTTTTTGATCCAAATCCCGATTGTGTGGTGGAATGCATAAAGAGTTGCTGCAATGAATCAGCTCCTCCAAG